A genomic segment from Vagococcus zengguangii encodes:
- a CDS encoding autorepressor SdpR family transcription factor, with protein MSLQITLKALADPTRREILSLLKTSRLSAGEISENFNISMAAVSRHLSILKEAGLIRDTREGKFIYYELNTSVLEEVMLWMTNLKEE; from the coding sequence ATGAGTTTACAAATAACCTTAAAAGCCCTCGCTGATCCTACACGACGTGAAATATTAAGCTTATTAAAAACATCACGCCTAAGCGCCGGTGAAATTAGTGAAAATTTTAATATTTCGATGGCTGCCGTTTCAAGGCATCTTTCTATCTTAAAAGAAGCTGGTTTAATTCGTGACACACGCGAAGGTAAATTTATTTATTACGAACTAAACACCTCAGTCCTTGAGGAAGTCATGTTATGGATGACCAATTTAAAGGAGGAATAA
- the liaX gene encoding daptomycin-sensing surface protein LiaX yields MKERERILELVKKGVITSEEALILLENLATEKDEQSIDEVAKLLAEEKQSVVDLFEEEMDSLEEEVSNNVADSEAVDQQRLERILDELVAQANEASVKLDTINVEIEALEEQINAKKEQLVVINTLEDLEELDEEKIADRRQLEIDLGQLKQELAVKELFKEELETELKTIKKDRQAYTKEQWAERFEIPENWEKHVDEIGQKLMESADKLGDKGEKLGRKLGDKGVKLGHLIKSTVASVYTKVNDNVEWKDINVKVPGVTSNSFTHEFNYENITASVIDVKLANGSVEFKTWDSDDLKVEADIKLYGKFDSEELYDAFMERSQIMVDEEKIQFYVPNKRVKANLVFYLPKKVYDYLAVNILNGDLKANELELKDAFVKNTNGDMTLTKFSATMLEVKGVNGDVTIKDSNILDFISENINGDYVLQADIQNTNISSVNGEVKLTAQSTAVKKVEVNLVNGTIKVALPVANSVELYAKTSTGAIKSRLTNMETVRERSEKTNQYMQLRRITTEPTVDVQLSTTTGTIYLKDTLED; encoded by the coding sequence ATGAAAGAACGCGAAAGAATTTTAGAATTAGTCAAAAAAGGTGTTATCACTTCAGAAGAAGCGTTGATTTTATTAGAAAATTTAGCAACGGAGAAAGATGAACAATCAATCGATGAAGTTGCAAAATTATTAGCAGAAGAAAAACAATCAGTCGTTGACTTATTCGAAGAAGAAATGGATAGTTTGGAAGAAGAAGTATCAAATAACGTAGCTGATAGTGAAGCAGTGGATCAACAACGTTTAGAACGAATTTTAGACGAGTTAGTCGCACAAGCTAATGAAGCAAGTGTTAAATTAGATACAATTAATGTAGAAATTGAAGCGTTAGAAGAACAAATTAACGCGAAAAAAGAACAATTAGTGGTGATTAATACACTTGAAGATTTAGAAGAATTAGACGAAGAAAAAATTGCAGATCGTCGTCAGCTAGAAATTGACTTAGGGCAATTGAAACAGGAGCTAGCTGTTAAAGAATTATTTAAAGAAGAATTAGAAACAGAATTAAAAACTATCAAAAAAGATCGTCAAGCTTATACAAAAGAACAATGGGCAGAACGTTTTGAAATTCCAGAAAATTGGGAAAAACACGTCGATGAAATTGGACAAAAACTAATGGAGTCAGCTGACAAATTAGGTGATAAAGGTGAAAAACTTGGTCGCAAATTAGGCGACAAAGGTGTTAAGTTAGGTCATTTAATTAAATCAACAGTGGCAAGTGTTTACACTAAAGTTAACGATAACGTGGAATGGAAAGACATCAATGTTAAAGTTCCAGGAGTTACTAGCAACAGCTTTACTCATGAATTTAACTATGAGAATATTACCGCTTCAGTCATTGATGTTAAATTAGCTAACGGTTCGGTTGAATTTAAAACATGGGATTCAGACGATTTAAAAGTCGAAGCTGATATTAAATTGTACGGTAAGTTTGACTCAGAAGAATTATATGATGCCTTCATGGAAAGAAGTCAAATCATGGTAGATGAGGAAAAAATCCAATTCTACGTACCAAATAAACGTGTGAAGGCCAATTTAGTCTTCTACTTACCGAAAAAAGTTTATGACTATTTAGCTGTTAATATTTTAAATGGTGATTTAAAAGCCAACGAACTTGAGTTGAAAGATGCCTTTGTAAAAAATACAAATGGCGACATGACACTGACTAAATTCTCTGCTACAATGTTAGAAGTTAAAGGTGTCAATGGCGATGTGACCATCAAAGATTCAAACATTTTAGATTTTATTTCAGAAAACATTAATGGTGACTACGTTTTACAAGCTGATATCCAAAACACTAATATTTCAAGTGTCAATGGCGAAGTAAAATTAACAGCACAGTCAACGGCGGTTAAAAAAGTTGAAGTTAACTTAGTCAACGGTACGATTAAAGTGGCCTTACCGGTTGCTAATAGTGTTGAATTATATGCGAAAACAAGTACGGGTGCGATTAAGAGCCGTTTAACTAATATGGAAACAGTTCGTGAAAGATCAGAAAAAACAAATCAATATATGCAATTACGACGTATCACTACGGAACCAACGGTCGATGTCCAATTAAGCACAACGACGGGGACGATTTACTTAAAAGATACGTTAGAGGATTAA
- a CDS encoding PspC domain-containing protein has protein sequence MKKRLTKSTDNVVVSGVLGGIGEYLGIDPTVIRVIFLASVLFSFGSPIPLYLILMLVIPTNGTKKNTQRQFYGDSSTYYGNDRQGQPQRPRKEAKKVEEDEWSDF, from the coding sequence ATGAAAAAACGCTTAACAAAATCAACTGATAATGTGGTAGTTTCAGGGGTGCTAGGAGGGATTGGTGAATACTTAGGAATCGATCCTACAGTCATTCGTGTTATCTTCTTAGCAAGTGTCCTATTCTCATTTGGTTCACCGATTCCACTATACCTTATTTTAATGTTAGTTATCCCAACCAATGGGACTAAAAAAAATACGCAACGCCAATTTTACGGAGATAGCTCAACTTACTACGGCAATGATCGTCAAGGACAACCACAACGTCCACGTAAAGAAGCTAAAAAAGTTGAGGAAGATGAGTGGAGTGATTTCTAG
- a CDS encoding phage holin family protein yields the protein MSQTIKRLLLNAILFMALAYLFPNMLYVNGLGTALIASVVFSILNTLLKPILQILSFPITILTFGLFSLVINASILMMTGYFMGQGVFYVNGLGSALLLTITISLVNALLQVNKSNKYTE from the coding sequence GTGAGCCAAACAATTAAACGTTTATTATTAAATGCCATCTTATTTATGGCCCTAGCCTATCTGTTTCCCAATATGCTATATGTTAATGGTTTGGGAACAGCGCTAATAGCAAGTGTTGTGTTCTCGATTTTGAACACGCTTCTTAAACCAATTTTACAAATATTAAGTTTCCCCATCACTATTTTGACATTTGGTCTGTTTAGTTTAGTGATAAATGCGAGTATCTTAATGATGACAGGTTACTTTATGGGTCAAGGTGTCTTTTATGTAAATGGTTTGGGCTCAGCATTGTTACTAACTATTACCATTTCATTGGTTAATGCGTTGTTGCAAGTTAATAAAAGTAATAAATATACAGAATAG
- a CDS encoding NFACT RNA binding domain-containing protein yields MSFDGFFTHHMVQELNEQLAGGRISKIHQPYEKEIILIIRSQGKNHKLLLSAHPNFARMQLTTIPYDNPSSPPNFCMMLRKYLENAILDRIEQIENDRIVHFYFSRRNELGDLEDIILISEMMGRHSTLVLVNQSTGKILDCIKHIGPSQNSYRLLLPGTNYIAPPKDDNKLNPFDVSKTKLFDTLSTMNPLTPQTVQTIFQGLGKDTASEVIYQLMQRPNEKLKAWEQFISSPVNATWYRVDNKEYFSATTFNYLETDGQKFNSLSELLDAFYFGKAERDRVKQQAGELIKKMAAEMKRNKKKITILTKELQATEKADNYRIKGELLTSYLHLLTNGMSTITLNNYYSNEPLEIALDPQLSPSQNAQKYYKRYNKLKNGAEQIQEQLELAKQEQLYLDSLISQLDLASPSDINVIREELVAAGYIKNRQKQTKKVKPSKPDVFWSHDGTEILVGKNNLQNDQLTFKIANKTDIWLHAKDIPGSHVIIKSSQPSDETLEEAAILAAYHSKYRLSSQVPVDYVAAKFVHKPNGAKPGFVIYENQRTLYVTPEQKKVEQLKSKPV; encoded by the coding sequence ATGTCATTCGATGGTTTTTTTACACATCACATGGTCCAAGAACTTAATGAACAATTAGCGGGTGGACGCATTTCAAAAATCCACCAACCTTATGAAAAAGAAATTATTTTAATAATTAGAAGCCAAGGAAAAAATCATAAATTATTGCTTTCAGCACATCCAAATTTTGCAAGAATGCAACTAACAACGATTCCTTATGATAATCCTAGTTCTCCTCCTAATTTTTGTATGATGTTACGTAAATATTTAGAAAATGCGATATTAGACCGGATTGAACAGATTGAAAATGACCGAATTGTCCACTTCTACTTTTCTAGACGAAACGAATTAGGTGATTTAGAAGATATTATTTTAATTTCAGAAATGATGGGACGTCACAGTACATTAGTCTTAGTCAATCAATCCACCGGTAAAATTCTAGACTGTATTAAACATATCGGTCCTTCACAAAATAGTTATCGTCTGCTTTTACCTGGTACTAATTATATTGCACCACCTAAAGATGACAATAAATTGAATCCTTTTGATGTTAGCAAAACGAAACTATTTGATACACTATCCACGATGAACCCATTAACACCACAAACCGTTCAGACTATCTTCCAAGGCCTAGGTAAGGACACGGCTAGTGAAGTTATCTATCAACTAATGCAACGACCAAATGAAAAACTAAAGGCTTGGGAACAATTTATTTCTAGCCCCGTGAATGCGACGTGGTATCGAGTAGATAATAAAGAATATTTCAGCGCCACAACGTTTAACTATCTAGAAACTGACGGTCAAAAATTCAACTCATTAAGCGAACTGTTAGATGCTTTTTATTTTGGAAAAGCGGAGCGCGACCGTGTCAAACAACAAGCCGGCGAATTAATCAAAAAAATGGCGGCTGAAATGAAGCGTAATAAGAAAAAGATTACGATTCTAACCAAAGAACTACAAGCAACTGAAAAGGCTGATAATTATCGCATTAAAGGTGAACTACTAACGTCATACTTGCATTTATTAACGAATGGGATGTCTACCATCACTTTGAACAATTACTACAGTAATGAGCCTTTAGAAATTGCTTTAGACCCACAATTATCCCCTTCTCAAAATGCACAAAAATATTATAAACGTTATAACAAACTAAAAAATGGTGCTGAGCAAATTCAAGAACAATTAGAACTAGCCAAACAAGAACAACTATATCTTGATTCACTCATTAGCCAGTTAGATCTAGCTTCTCCAAGTGATATTAACGTTATTCGGGAAGAATTAGTGGCTGCCGGTTATATTAAAAATCGTCAGAAACAAACAAAAAAAGTAAAACCTTCTAAACCAGATGTCTTTTGGAGTCACGACGGTACCGAAATTTTAGTTGGTAAAAACAACTTACAAAACGATCAACTAACATTTAAAATCGCTAATAAAACCGATATTTGGTTGCACGCTAAAGATATTCCTGGTTCACACGTCATTATTAAATCAAGTCAACCTAGCGATGAAACACTAGAAGAAGCCGCTATATTAGCTGCCTATCATTCTAAGTATCGTTTATCTAGCCAAGTCCCTGTTGACTATGTCGCTGCTAAGTTTGTCCACAAACCAAACGGTGCTAAACCAGGCTTTGTTATTTATGAAAATCAGCGCACACTATATGTAACGCCTGAGCAAAAGAAAGTTGAACAATTAAAATCTAAACCTGTCTAA
- a CDS encoding tyrosine-type recombinase/integrase, translating into MPVHLIESYQKTYSRLPNIIQFFLDELDTSLTTRFEYAQTLEQLIDFLYLKYPQQRLSSIFICSLKQSDYTDFISLTQTYYISNGLNIIDSATYIQKNRKINIVNHFLFFLFNLSIHKEQIFLTNALSKYSIEADDSLTQPERITFWQAVLAAEPPNEHQSAYDKLIRQRNLLIILLSLTMGITAKEITTIKRTDISIDSYEVTIPRGKNKLEVIPIPHRYRDYFQTYWELFKNSSSSHLLHCINGELLTTNKIEQILTEVRFRSGFPRQINTSLLNHTFETMMMAELNNQKAVDWAIGKNDDPSVEPKKVTLEIKLIDLENL; encoded by the coding sequence TTGCCAGTTCATTTAATTGAATCTTACCAAAAAACGTATAGCCGATTACCCAACATTATCCAATTTTTTTTAGATGAACTTGATACTTCTTTAACAACACGTTTTGAGTATGCTCAAACGTTAGAACAGTTGATTGACTTTCTTTATTTAAAATATCCACAACAAAGACTCTCTTCTATTTTTATCTGTTCGCTAAAGCAATCGGATTATACTGACTTTATCTCATTAACACAAACCTACTATATCTCAAACGGGCTCAATATCATTGATAGTGCAACTTATATTCAAAAAAATCGAAAAATAAACATTGTGAATCATTTTTTATTTTTCCTCTTTAATTTGTCTATTCATAAAGAACAAATTTTTTTAACCAATGCACTCTCTAAATATTCCATTGAAGCTGATGACTCCCTTACTCAACCCGAACGAATTACTTTTTGGCAAGCGGTTCTCGCAGCTGAACCACCAAACGAACATCAATCTGCTTATGATAAACTAATTCGTCAACGCAATCTATTAATTATTTTATTGTCACTAACCATGGGGATAACCGCTAAAGAAATCACCACTATCAAACGGACGGATATATCAATTGATAGTTATGAAGTAACGATTCCTAGAGGTAAAAACAAGTTAGAAGTAATCCCCATCCCACATCGTTATCGGGATTATTTTCAAACCTATTGGGAACTCTTTAAAAATAGTTCTAGTTCACATCTATTACACTGTATTAATGGGGAATTGCTAACGACAAATAAAATAGAGCAAATTCTAACAGAAGTACGTTTTCGTTCAGGATTTCCTCGACAAATTAACACTTCGTTATTAAATCATACATTTGAAACGATGATGATGGCCGAATTAAATAATCAAAAAGCAGTTGATTGGGCTATTGGCAAAAACGATGACCCGAGCGTTGAACCTAAAAAGGTCACATTGGAAATAAAATTAATTGATTTAGAAAATTTATAA
- a CDS encoding hemolysin family protein — MLLNLFIIILMIFLTAFFVAAEFGFVKIRKTRLESLSNDGNKNATLGLHIVNHLDEYLSACQLGITLTSLAIGWIGESTIEHLLHPVLSLFPISASMRTLISFILAFAIMTFVHVVIGELIPKSISISKTEKTVLAVARPLHWFYKISFPFIWLLNKSASGIGKLIGVQIAGEGDEHHSEEELLIIASQSLSHGEINSEEFELIENSFRFDQTLAREIMVSRPDMDVLDDTMTVREALDISMTQGHSRYPVVHETKDDIVGYITQTDLIKLYMQDPEASIISEINKILVIFENTPIKELLDEMKEQKKHLAILVDEYGGTSGLITIEDIIEEVFGDIQDEKDDELPMITSQPDGSYLVDGRTELNELAKQFDLNFEDSHKDNGKSPTSIGGWLLDHDLNQTKIGTTLQHEGYQFEVTEMEHGVVITQLKVTQNN; from the coding sequence ATGTTATTAAATTTATTTATCATTATCCTAATGATTTTTTTAACAGCCTTTTTTGTTGCTGCAGAATTTGGGTTTGTAAAAATTAGAAAAACCCGTTTGGAATCTTTAAGTAATGATGGCAACAAAAATGCCACATTAGGACTACATATTGTTAATCACTTAGATGAGTACTTAAGTGCCTGTCAATTAGGAATTACCTTAACCTCATTAGCGATTGGTTGGATTGGGGAATCAACAATTGAGCATCTATTACATCCGGTATTATCGCTATTTCCAATTAGCGCTTCTATGCGCACACTTATTTCATTTATTTTAGCCTTCGCGATTATGACGTTCGTTCATGTGGTAATTGGTGAATTAATTCCCAAATCTATTAGTATTTCAAAAACAGAAAAAACAGTTTTAGCCGTTGCACGACCACTTCACTGGTTCTATAAAATTTCTTTTCCGTTCATTTGGTTACTTAACAAATCAGCTTCTGGTATAGGTAAATTAATCGGCGTTCAGATTGCTGGTGAGGGCGACGAACACCATTCAGAAGAAGAATTATTAATCATTGCCTCTCAAAGTTTGTCTCACGGAGAGATTAACTCTGAAGAATTCGAGCTAATCGAAAACAGTTTCCGCTTTGACCAAACGTTAGCGCGTGAAATTATGGTTTCTAGACCTGATATGGATGTTTTAGACGATACGATGACTGTACGAGAAGCTTTAGATATTTCAATGACACAAGGGCACAGTCGCTATCCGGTTGTACATGAGACTAAAGATGACATAGTGGGTTATATTACGCAAACCGATCTAATTAAACTTTATATGCAAGATCCCGAAGCGTCTATCATCTCCGAAATCAATAAAATTTTGGTGATTTTTGAAAATACGCCAATTAAAGAATTATTAGATGAAATGAAAGAACAGAAAAAACATTTAGCTATTTTAGTTGATGAATACGGTGGAACTTCTGGGCTAATAACGATTGAAGATATTATTGAAGAAGTTTTCGGTGATATTCAAGATGAAAAAGACGATGAACTCCCAATGATTACTTCTCAACCTGATGGTAGTTATTTGGTAGATGGTCGGACTGAATTAAATGAGCTAGCTAAACAATTTGATTTGAATTTTGAAGATAGTCATAAAGACAATGGTAAATCCCCTACAAGTATTGGTGGGTGGTTGCTTGATCATGATTTAAATCAAACTAAAATCGGAACTACCCTACAACATGAAGGTTACCAATTTGAAGTGACTGAAATGGAACACGGTGTTGTGATTACACAGCTAAAAGTCACTCAAAACAACTAA
- a CDS encoding helix-turn-helix domain-containing protein: MRELLGDKDNRRLQLVETIYLNPGISLDELANKFTLTTMQIQIDIGFLNKPLAPLEIEITKDKKCYLRIPQHLSTKIIYQVFLENNINFKLLEAILYKEYDHYEELASELFISQATLKRVISFINDCFKPHGVSIKSRPVRIVGDEANIRAFYLFYLQERYPNDQYPFDKRIDVFSKELVNLFIEKFPADKFNYASKMRMTRYVAVSLLRETKRHEVKHGEIPKDLENLVTDEIERYTNKEKFEYVFKMSLTPELYQGLFLQYINYRHAFSNRDYHERIALVSDNRIIYEGLKTTVESIGEQFDITLTHPENLLLRLYNVMSLGAHLTITPYVIYPNRKIFLLFSQSLKATILEQSKTSFMQHVPMVAERNDAYFYEFLYLLVTHWPDFYQKIIYQVPPCEVGLFFNSDVEHMHYMKANLSFLYGDKIKVTVIDSEELESLPEKSRMLDLLIINFILPEKITLNLPYVSVVDGLSEDENKQIRNLIDKIYYDKMYRKRFEK; encoded by the coding sequence ATGAGAGAATTATTAGGAGATAAAGATAATCGACGCCTGCAACTTGTTGAAACCATCTATTTAAATCCTGGGATTTCATTAGATGAATTAGCAAATAAATTTACCTTAACAACCATGCAAATTCAAATTGACATTGGTTTTTTAAATAAACCGTTAGCACCATTAGAAATTGAAATAACCAAAGATAAAAAATGTTATCTTCGTATTCCTCAGCACTTATCGACAAAAATTATTTATCAAGTTTTTTTAGAAAATAATATTAATTTTAAATTGCTTGAAGCTATTTTATATAAAGAATATGATCATTATGAGGAACTTGCTAGTGAGTTGTTTATTTCTCAAGCAACATTAAAGCGGGTCATCAGTTTTATTAATGATTGTTTTAAACCACATGGTGTTTCCATTAAATCTCGTCCTGTGAGAATTGTCGGTGATGAAGCTAATATTCGCGCGTTTTATTTGTTTTATCTACAAGAACGCTATCCGAATGACCAATACCCATTCGATAAACGAATTGATGTGTTTTCCAAAGAACTCGTTAATTTATTTATAGAGAAGTTCCCTGCAGATAAGTTCAATTATGCGAGTAAAATGAGAATGACACGCTACGTTGCGGTTTCTTTATTAAGAGAAACGAAGAGGCATGAAGTGAAACATGGCGAGATTCCTAAGGATTTAGAAAATTTGGTTACGGATGAAATTGAACGTTATACTAATAAAGAAAAGTTTGAATATGTTTTTAAAATGTCACTGACACCCGAACTATATCAGGGATTATTTTTACAATATATCAATTATAGGCATGCGTTTTCTAATCGTGATTATCATGAAAGAATTGCGCTTGTGTCAGATAATCGGATAATCTATGAAGGGTTAAAAACAACGGTTGAATCTATCGGAGAACAGTTTGATATTACCTTAACTCATCCAGAAAATTTACTATTACGGTTATATAATGTTATGTCACTTGGGGCTCATCTGACGATTACCCCTTACGTTATTTATCCAAATCGTAAAATATTTTTATTATTTAGTCAGTCATTAAAGGCGACAATTTTGGAGCAGTCGAAAACATCATTCATGCAGCACGTACCGATGGTCGCTGAAAGAAATGACGCTTATTTTTATGAATTTTTATATTTACTCGTAACCCATTGGCCAGATTTTTATCAAAAAATTATTTATCAAGTGCCTCCTTGTGAAGTGGGGTTGTTTTTTAATAGTGATGTTGAGCATATGCATTATATGAAAGCTAATTTGTCGTTTCTATATGGTGATAAAATCAAGGTAACAGTTATTGATAGTGAAGAGTTAGAAAGTTTACCGGAAAAAAGTCGGATGCTTGATTTATTAATTATCAACTTCATTTTGCCAGAGAAAATAACGCTTAATCTTCCTTATGTCAGCGTGGTTGATGGTCTATCTGAAGATGAAAACAAACAAATCAGAAATTTAATTGATAAAATATACTATGATAAAATGTATCGAAAACGTTTTGAAAAATAA
- a CDS encoding beta-glucoside-specific PTS transporter subunit IIABC codes for MSNKQLAVDVLKAVGGQENVKSVVHCATRLRFRLNDESKANTEKLNQHPGVIKVVQSGGQYQVVIGSHVSDVFEELQGLGNFGGDTTNETTESDEKETFVGKAIDIISSIFTPFLGVLAGSGVLKGILNLCLAVGWLDAQSGTYQLLNAASDGIFYFMPMVLAITAARKFKTNEYLALVLAMAMLYPGFVEYAAGIEAAEGSLTFLGLPVIFKSAIGYKSTVIPIILAVWIQSYVEKFAKKVVPRVLRTFGVSLLTLLIMVPLTYLIVGPIGLVVGQFIGAAFKEIYSTSDILAGAVLGGFWQVLVMFGMHWGLVPVTLQNLATTGMDNMIPMSLAGVLAQAGAAFGVFLKTRDKNLKGIAGSGALAGLFGITEPIVYGVTLPLKRPFIFACIGGAIGGAIVGANGVISYSFGQSMLTLPSFINKETGDTSKMVIAAIAYVIAIAFAAIMTYFFGNVNKKAEAATETVTEAVKEETAVANVSGNETFVSPLKGQVIALGDVEDAVFSSGAMGQGVAIEPTEGKLLAPVDGEIALLFPTGHAIGMKTTDGAEILMHIGMDTVELNGEGFTAHVAQGDQVKAGQLLIEFDIDFIKSKGKPTVTPIVVTNSAEYHNVTVIEPKAIEVGEELFTVEK; via the coding sequence ATGAGTAATAAACAATTAGCAGTTGACGTATTAAAAGCTGTTGGTGGACAAGAAAATGTTAAGTCAGTGGTACACTGTGCAACACGTTTACGCTTTAGATTAAATGACGAATCAAAAGCGAACACAGAGAAATTAAATCAACATCCAGGAGTTATTAAAGTCGTACAAAGCGGAGGTCAATATCAAGTAGTAATTGGCAGCCATGTTAGCGATGTGTTTGAAGAATTACAAGGTTTAGGTAATTTTGGAGGGGACACAACAAATGAGACAACAGAATCTGATGAAAAAGAAACTTTCGTAGGAAAAGCAATTGATATTATTTCTTCTATTTTTACCCCTTTCCTAGGAGTACTTGCAGGTTCTGGTGTTCTGAAAGGGATACTTAACTTATGTTTAGCTGTTGGTTGGTTAGATGCTCAATCAGGTACTTATCAATTATTAAATGCGGCTTCAGATGGTATTTTTTACTTTATGCCAATGGTCTTAGCTATTACAGCAGCTCGTAAATTCAAAACAAATGAATATCTAGCTTTAGTTTTAGCGATGGCTATGTTGTATCCAGGATTTGTTGAATATGCTGCGGGAATTGAAGCAGCTGAAGGTAGTTTAACATTTTTAGGCCTACCAGTTATCTTTAAATCAGCAATTGGTTATAAATCTACGGTTATTCCAATTATTTTAGCTGTATGGATTCAAAGTTACGTTGAAAAATTTGCCAAAAAAGTCGTTCCTAGAGTATTAAGAACGTTTGGTGTTTCATTACTTACGTTACTAATCATGGTACCTTTAACTTATTTAATAGTTGGACCAATCGGATTAGTTGTCGGACAATTTATTGGGGCAGCATTTAAAGAAATCTATTCAACTTCAGATATCTTAGCTGGTGCCGTATTAGGTGGTTTCTGGCAAGTCCTAGTAATGTTTGGAATGCACTGGGGATTAGTACCTGTTACGTTACAAAATCTTGCGACAACAGGTATGGACAATATGATTCCAATGTCACTTGCAGGTGTATTAGCTCAAGCGGGTGCAGCATTTGGGGTTTTCTTAAAAACAAGAGATAAAAACTTAAAAGGAATTGCAGGATCAGGAGCATTAGCAGGTTTATTTGGTATTACAGAACCAATCGTATATGGGGTAACATTACCACTTAAACGACCATTTATCTTTGCTTGTATCGGTGGTGCTATTGGTGGTGCTATTGTAGGAGCCAATGGTGTCATTTCTTATTCATTTGGTCAAAGTATGTTAACTTTACCAAGCTTTATAAACAAAGAAACAGGCGATACATCTAAAATGGTTATTGCAGCCATTGCTTATGTTATTGCCATTGCATTTGCCGCAATCATGACATATTTCTTCGGTAACGTGAATAAAAAAGCGGAAGCAGCAACTGAAACAGTTACCGAAGCAGTGAAAGAAGAAACAGCAGTTGCAAATGTATCAGGGAATGAAACATTTGTTAGTCCATTAAAAGGGCAAGTGATCGCTTTAGGTGATGTGGAAGATGCAGTATTTAGTTCAGGTGCGATGGGACAAGGTGTAGCAATCGAGCCAACTGAGGGTAAATTACTGGCACCGGTTGACGGTGAAATTGCGTTATTATTCCCAACTGGACACGCGATTGGAATGAAAACAACAGACGGTGCAGAAATTTTAATGCATATCGGTATGGATACAGTCGAATTAAACGGTGAAGGTTTTACAGCTCACGTTGCACAAGGTGATCAAGTGAAAGCAGGTCAATTATTAATTGAATTTGATATTGATTTTATTAAATCTAAAGGCAAACCAACTGTGACACCAATCGTCGTAACTAATTCAGCTGAATATCATAATGTGACAGTTATCGAGCCAAAAGCAATTGAAGTTGGCGAAGAATTATTTACAGTAGAAAAATAG